From Mycobacterium cookii:
GAGTGGCGCCTTTCCGGTTTGGCGGCAGGTTCACCCCAGTAGTCGGTGACCGTGGTGGCACAGCCGTCGCGTAACTCCGCGATGCTGACGTTGCGGTACAGGCGTCCGTCGCCGTAGTTGCAACTCCATCCGACGACGATCACGTCGACGGGCCGCAGGCGGCGACCGACTCCCAGCGTCAGATCGGGGAAGGGCTCCTCGACGTGGCCGATCAGGTCACGGCCGTATGGACCTCGCCCATTTGCGGCCATTGGCGCCGGCAGTCAGGATCGACACCTGTACCAGGGACGTGTCGCGTCGTAGCATTTTCCACGGTGCTGCACGCCCCCTGAAGAAGCCAGGTGAGCCCGTGATTGACGTCGTGATCGCAGGGGCTGGCCCGGATGGGCTGATGGTGGCGTGCGAATTGGGACTCGCCGGGATCCGGCCGATCGTGCTGGATCCGGCACCTGGCCCTAATCCGGCAGCGCGGGTGAACCGCATAGTGGGCCAAGCGGCGCGGATCCTTGATTACCGAGGTCTCTACAGCGCGCTAACCGGTGCGGATGCGCCGATACCCGTCCCGCATGCGAACTTCGCCGGCCTTTCCCTGGATCTCGCCGCGGTGCCGGCCTCCCAACTGTTCGCCATCCCTGTCCAACAATTCAGTCTCGTTCAGCTGCTTGCCGAGCGGGCGGGCAACTACGGGACGGACATTCGGTGGGGCCATGCCCTGACCGGTTTCGATCAACGCGACGACGGCATCACGGTCCATGTCGCCGGCCCCGACTGCAGCTACGATCTCACGACGCAATACCTGGTCGGCGCGGACGGCGGCACCAGCACAACACGCCACCTCGCCGGCATCGAGTTTCCCGGAATGTCGTCCTACGACCTGGTCATCCGGATCGGGTTCGACGTAGTGCCACCCGACGAGTGGATTGAACCGATCCCGCCGGATCCACGCGGACCCGGCCACCTCCCGCCCCAGCAGTTCCACCGAACTGACCGCGGCGTCTTCGTTTACGGCGAGATGGGTAGCCGCGTGGCGATGATGACCTACGAGCTCGACAACGCTCCTCACGAACAACGCAACGACGGCACCGCCGGTGAGCCGCCCATGAGCCTGGCCGAATTGCAGGCCAGCGCAGAGCGTGTGCTTGGCACCGATGTGCCGCTGCGGCCGGTATCTCGTGACGCACCCCTTGATCTACGGCGCGTCGCCGGCATCAACTCTCGGATTGCGTCCCACTATCAGGTCGGCAGGGTGTTCCTGGTCGGCGACGCCGCGCACGTCCATGCGCCGATCGGTGGACCGGGCCTCAACCTTGGTTTGCAGGACGGCGTGAACCTCGGCTGGAAGTTGGCGGCGGTGTCGAGTGGGCGGGTGGCACCCGCGTTGCTTGCCACCTAT
This genomic window contains:
- a CDS encoding FAD-dependent monooxygenase; its protein translation is MIDVVIAGAGPDGLMVACELGLAGIRPIVLDPAPGPNPAARVNRIVGQAARILDYRGLYSALTGADAPIPVPHANFAGLSLDLAAVPASQLFAIPVQQFSLVQLLAERAGNYGTDIRWGHALTGFDQRDDGITVHVAGPDCSYDLTTQYLVGADGGTSTTRHLAGIEFPGMSSYDLVIRIGFDVVPPDEWIEPIPPDPRGPGHLPPQQFHRTDRGVFVYGEMGSRVAMMTYELDNAPHEQRNDGTAGEPPMSLAELQASAERVLGTDVPLRPVSRDAPLDLRRVAGINSRIASHYQVGRVFLVGDAAHVHAPIGGPGLNLGLQDGVNLGWKLAAVSSGRVAPALLATYEVERRPAAERLVMQTRAQLALFRPGPEVTALRDLFTELLSDPNNVLRISDLLSGADNHYTAGNGAHPFVGRWVPDFTVASASGRQRVAELARAGLPVLVDLTEDGAFAAAVTDTDDRLTVAVGRPVDAVGATAVLVRPDGYVAWASSQAQPAREDTHQLRAVLTQWFGI